A single region of the Silene latifolia isolate original U9 population chromosome 8, ASM4854445v1, whole genome shotgun sequence genome encodes:
- the LOC141594645 gene encoding uncharacterized protein LOC141594645: MIKAATQGGIEYMSVQEANELIERLVGSSRNFGRRIKKTSGTFSSRQGSNHMEEKVDFLTNLVKELTKGGGSTSHVKFCGLCNDPTHPTDGCPSLQTEEAIEAVKAIGFRKFDPYSNTYNEGWKAHPNMGWVEDVIEDEIEVVVEQREASTPQQVRIHEPLPEYEPQAPFPSALNDTRIVDKKTSSLYDIFRKVEELFFLSSKLLEELPKEKPVPSIVKPPIVELKPLPSHLKYAFLGNEETLPVIISSKLTKEQEEALIRVLKQHKEAIGWTMADIKGISPTLCMHRILLEDEAKPVRQPQRRLNPPMMDVVKKEVLKLLHVGMIYPISDSQWVSPTQVVPKKSGLTVVENHEGHAGFYRRFIKDFSKIAAPLCKLLQKDCEFVMSEECKGAFDMLKEKLISAPIIQPPNWNEPFEIMSDASNYAIGAVLGQRVGRAPHVIQYASTMMNEAQRNYTTTEKEFLAVVFALEKFRSYILGAKVIIFTDHAALRHLVSKKESKPRSIKRAS; the protein is encoded by the exons ATGATTAAAGCCGCCACCCAAGGTGGAATTGAATACATGTCGGTCCAAGAAGCAAATGAGTTGATTGAAAGGTTGGTAGGAAGCTCTAGGAATTTTGGGAGGAGAATTAAGAAGACAAGTGGAACATTCTCTTCAAGGCAAGGCTCCAACCATATGGAGGAGAAAGTTGATTTTCTTACCAATTTGGTCAAGGAACTTACAAAAGGAGGTGGGAGTACTTCTCATGTGAAGTTTTGTGGTCTTTGTAATGACCCAACTCATCCCACCGATGGATGTCCATCTTTGCAAACGGAGGAGGCAATTGAAGCGGTGAAGGCTATTGGGTTTAGGAAGTTTGACCCATATTCTAACACTTACAATGAAGGGTGGAAAGCTCATCCAAACATGGGGTGGG TGGAGGATGTGattgaagatgaaattgaagtggtgGTGGAACAAAGGGAAGCATCTACACCTCAACAAGTGAGGATCCATGAGCCTCTTCCGGAATATGAgccacaagctccatttccaagtgcttTGAATGATACAAGGATAGTTGACAAGAAGACTTCTAGCCTTTATGATATATTtcgtaaagtggag gaacttttcttcctttcttctaaATTACTTGAAGAGCTACCAAAAGAGAAACCTGTTCCTTCTATTGTCAAGCCTCCTATTGTTGAATTGAAGCCCTTACCAAGCCACTTGAAGTATGCATTTTTGGGAAATGAAGAGACTTTACcggtaattatttcaagcaagcttactaAGGAGCAAGAAGAGGCTCTCATCCGGGTTCTTAAGCAACACAAGGAAGCAATTGGGTGGACAATGGCCGACATCAAAGGCATTAGTCCCACTTTATGCATGCACCGGATTCTTCTTGAAGATGAAGCAAAGCCCGTTAGACAACCACAAAGGCGTTTGAATCCTCCAATGATGGATGTTGTGAAGAAAGAGGTACTCAAACTCCTTCATGTAGGTATGATCTATCCTATCTCTGATAGTCAATGGGTTAGTCCAACCCAAGTTGTCCCAAAGAAATCCGGGCTAACGGTAGTCGAGAATCATGAAG GTCATGCCGGGttctaccggcgtttcattaaggatttctccaagattgccgcTCCTCTATGCAAGCTACTTCAAAAGGATTGCGAATTTGTCATGAGTGAAGAATGCAAGGGAGCTTTTGATATGCTCAAGGAGAAACTTATTTCGGCACCTATAATTCAACCTCCCAATTGGAATgaaccgtttgagataatgtcggaTGCAAGCAATTATGCCATTGGTGCGGTACTTGGCCAAAGGGTAGGAAGAGCACCTCATGTTATTCAATATGCATCGACAATGATGAATGAAGCTCAAAGGAATTATACAACTACCGAGAAAGAATTTCTTGCGGTGGTGTTTGCCTTGGAGAAATTCCGATCTTATATCCTTGGAGCCAAGGTCATCATCTTCACGGATCATGCCGCTTTGAGGCACCTTGTCTCTAAGAAAGAATCCAAGCCccgttcgatcaaaagagcttcctaa